ctccgagatacgaagtgtgccagtggagggatgaactccctgctgaggagaggaacactgataaggcggcggcgtcggcatatacgggtacgacccaaacatctgagtctgacgcatcctctccatctccgcatagcaagcccatgaacctgcaccccaaggctgagggccacttcctccgaagtagtaaccggaaggaggaacaaagggtcttgaaccgctagcacctccaaatgaatgcctggtgggatcaacatgtacaaaagggggaGCTCCCctctcagcatcagaatgcctctgatgagcaccagcaccgcaCCCCtttcccagctccaagctcggtccctcttGTCccgaggacgtctccgcctgaggctctcTGTCAACGGAATCTCTACGGTCCCGatggcgctcctatacaaaatacaatttcaagaatcaatttcccagtttgaatttccagtatacaagtttcaaggtcaagtgaggtacctctctgttccggccagaaagcttccgggtcagcttggcacactgtctcttccaagaatcaagcaagagcatccaacgacgcactctcacccgaggcgcctacatacaaaattcaagatcaattttctcatacaaagttcaaacagtttcaaaaatgcaacagtacttacaggggcgtaatgctcaggtacagcatcatatgatttccggtgcggaggagaagcccaatgaatggtctccaccacctcttccccgtccgagttctcatagcggaggatcctatcagcatgaggaatgtcctcaggatcaacctcctcctcctacatacaatcatacaatcatacaatcatacaatcctacaatcatgcaatcaatacaagaatacaagaatacaaggatacaagatacaaggttcaaaagctcacccgcagtacgaagcgtactggtggggtCAGCCTCCTcaagaagtcgtcatagctccccttcctgtgtacaaactcccttcaagagcggcaaacagcctcgcccctagcctccgcatagagccgggcaagatcttcatccagagccaacatggactccggtggatccttggtgacaagcctatcccccgaatggtgttgaagggacactcgctcccccagataccacatatggcggtacacccctggaagctaaacccgccgcccagacaggaaatgggcacgagcagccgagacaGGAACAACCgtgttggcaaaaggacgccataccacctgcaaagaaaacaactcaggcaacagtacaaatacaaatacaagagagaaaaacagtacaaaagattacatcttcagcggatagaactctccaagccctgcgagaagccgccaaagATGCACCcatgcgcaccgctcctatccaagaggcagcatacgggtaagtcGCATCTCTAGCACGATcgggcgccaaagtcggaaagtgctcatagatccaaatctttcaaggaacaagcaaaacatcagtcaagttcaaaatacaagcatacaaatacaaagtacaaagtacaaggagtctcaaatacctccatcacgctccacagagcagccatgctcgggtcattccccagtgcagtctgggaggcccgcttcatctcgtacaaaaggtggttgtacgccaagccaccccagttatagctcgaaacagctcccAAGTCCCGTAAAGAGGACAAGAAtttgatgtgcacccgactgttcctactcggggccatcactctactcaccgaggctaggaggaagagcctaaccctctgctccgcggacacacccccACCACAGATAGCCTCCACAATCACCTTTACGAAAGCGTGAGCATCATCAtcagacaagtcaacaacagggccgagcaagtccctggcagcggccgagcgccacgtcagctcagaatcaaaggtcacattcctctcagaaaaaggaagacatgtaatcatagcaaactcaaaaggggtcatagtgatctccccccatgccatgtggaaagtgttggtggtatcccaccaccgctctaacaaagcccacaaacggtttttaatccccgttctcttcgaagaacctcccatggtacgccagaaatcggccaggcccatctgcgacaAAATCTCCATAGCTTCCTCATCAGCAGgaagagctttaaaggccctctgaacctccaccaagggcCAGTAGGTACGGAatggctttccatcggcctacaggtgaacgagttagctcaagacctgtacaattacaagatacaaattcaaagcacagtacaagactcaccatgccagcgcgaggccgctgagacaagtgtcaATCCGGCCCAGGTCGGAAGGGATCCAACCAGTACCAGGGTAAGCAGGtgcatctcggggaaccatacccctacctggcgcatttattgcagccgcttcatcatccaaaGCGTCTTCCTCAGCGGCTCaaaccacagatgattcagcgagcttcctccgagtgtgacgaggcatactaaatcaagtatcatacaaagtgtcaaaatcctaaactgggggctatccaaTACTGGCCTATACAAAGCCAAAAATTCAAgacaaatccccagtggacctctagttcaagatacaagttctacaccaacgcctaggctacccacgccgaagcaggtatacaagttctacaccaacgcctaagcTACCCACgctgaagcaggtatacaagttctacaccaacgcctaggctacccacgccgaagcaggtattcaagttctacaccaacgcctatgctacccacgccgaaacaggtatacaagttctgcatcagcgcctaggctatccatgccgaagccgatacaaaaacatactttcaaGAAATTTCAAAAgattcaaatctacaagttccaacagttcaagttcaagttcaagtggctatcaaacagtcatctacaagattcaaaaagcttaagcatacaagcatcatttcaaagtacgagaaaatcaaaactacatgcaatcctagagttatttcataagaaaaaacatgaaatacgtacatggacaaggcaagaacaagatcaagggaagagcctaatcgacctttgagagagaaaagagcaaagaattcaagagagtgtgcctcaaaatggcacggcaaggggagcttttatagctcagcCCCGCGTCAGGCACCGCCCCAGCGCACTGCGCcgacctgctgcatgcgcgaatctgcAGCGCGCgtggtctcccgtgctgattgcacgtcctttgctgctacggtcttccgcaccaagcatcaagcgtcgcatcgaaccatccattaaaaatacgggtatacgcctgtatctccaagtgcaaacagatgaatatttcaagaatacaaagtccaaaaaatacaacgactcaggcgtccagctcccaacggacccaagctccgggaaagtcagttgAAATTCCAAAttctaagggccagtaaaaagctcttatccccagcaaagcacatcccaacggatcaactccgggtattcaaattcaaaaattcaaggttcaaaaattcaaaattttcgatgccaagctccgtcctgaactgaaggcgaaaaggtacaagtacaaaccggagtcatcaccaaccgcaccgaggtagactctatccttttttctaacgcctgttttatgcaggtaccggcgtacaaagagtggtctcgattgcagaacatcttgatcattctccatccctttcgaaatactttgacttgcgctttcctaaccgaacgctcagtcaaagtgggggctcctgtagacacctaatttgtgtctcccctttgggatgatgacgataccattatccttgttaggtgattggagtaactccaagcgaaaatcccaattgctaagaatatttccgaattcaagatccaaaatccaacccacgagaccgttcccctcccggaactcggtacaaaatacaacttccaaaatccaatttcaaaatccaagtacaatctcatctagtagaccatcccattggttttactaggccttttccactcaaaatcatataaggcaagtcaaattcgggcgccgacccacaaaaccgtgcatgccgggccccgtcccgtaaaaccggaattcaaaaaccttgtttttagacgctaaacgatgccttaacctccaagcaaatacaaaacgccaaacctagtactattcgtacaacaggtacaacactacaagacgaaacaaggaaggattccccgtccttgctttggcggcattcaagccacgtcaccagcgcccagcgctggtccagcgccctgcgctgacgtgtgctggtgccttgcaccaattccttctataaatacccctcatttccagcaTAATGggggaggagaacaacaatacaacatcgtaatttcgacattacgcctcaaaatacaactcaaaaactcctcaaaaacacatacaaaattcctaaattcaaaaaaagcaattgggggctcttgcctaaatctaactaggtaaatccgaatcccattttaatctactatgttgctttgatttc
This genomic stretch from Spinacia oleracea cultivar Varoflay chromosome 3, BTI_SOV_V1, whole genome shotgun sequence harbors:
- the LOC130469082 gene encoding uncharacterized protein; translated protein: MLLLDSWKRQCAKLTRKLSGRNREERHRDRRDSVDREPQAETSSGQEGPSLELGKGCGAGAHQRHSDAERGAPPFVHVDPTRHSFGGASGSRPFVPPSGYYFGGSGPQPWGAGSWACYAEMERMRQTQMFGSYPYMPTPPPYQCSSPQQGVHPSTGTLRISEEDPSTPGTELDRELERLRRRNRDKAPVIDVSAGDVSD